A part of Paraburkholderia azotifigens genomic DNA contains:
- a CDS encoding MFS transporter, giving the protein MQAELESRVARKLMWRIIPFVMLLYFVSFLDRVNVGFAAMTMNKAIGLSPTAFGLGGGLFFIGYFLFEVPSNLILHRVGARLWIARVMVTWGIVSAASAFVTGPTSFYVLRFVLGVAEAGFFPGIILYLSLWFPAKQRAAAAAWFMAAAPISTAIGSPLSGAIMQMPPMFGLADWQLLYIIEALPAVVLGFVVLKFLTDTPNKAHWLQDDERAWLIAKLKSEADERKGHAGHTAGALSALRDPRVLALALIYFGTSAGLYTLGLWAPLIVRQFGFSALQTGLLTGIPSILAVIAMVLWARHSDRTEERTWHVVIPCALACVGFVFAGQAGTALLIVLALVVVNVGISAAKAPLWAMPSKFLSGAGAAAGIAMINSVGNLGGFVGPFAIGWLKNVTGGYSAGLYVVGATLAVSAAVTLLLSRKAAQQTATVCVRHDH; this is encoded by the coding sequence ATGCAAGCGGAACTCGAATCGCGGGTAGCGCGCAAGCTCATGTGGCGGATCATTCCGTTCGTGATGCTGCTCTACTTCGTCAGCTTCCTCGATCGCGTCAACGTCGGCTTTGCGGCGATGACGATGAACAAGGCAATCGGCCTGTCGCCGACCGCGTTCGGCCTGGGCGGCGGGCTGTTCTTCATCGGCTATTTCCTGTTCGAAGTGCCGTCCAATCTGATCCTGCATCGCGTGGGCGCGCGCCTCTGGATTGCGCGCGTGATGGTGACGTGGGGCATCGTGTCGGCGGCCTCGGCGTTCGTGACGGGTCCGACCAGCTTCTATGTGCTGCGCTTCGTGCTGGGCGTCGCGGAAGCGGGCTTCTTTCCGGGCATCATTCTCTATCTGAGCCTCTGGTTTCCGGCGAAGCAGCGCGCGGCGGCGGCCGCATGGTTCATGGCCGCCGCGCCGATTTCGACGGCCATCGGCTCGCCGCTGTCGGGCGCGATCATGCAGATGCCGCCGATGTTCGGCCTCGCCGACTGGCAACTGCTCTACATCATCGAGGCGCTGCCCGCCGTCGTGCTCGGCTTCGTGGTGCTGAAGTTCCTCACCGACACGCCCAACAAAGCCCACTGGCTGCAGGACGACGAACGCGCATGGCTGATCGCGAAGCTCAAGTCGGAAGCCGACGAGCGCAAGGGCCATGCGGGTCACACTGCGGGCGCCTTGAGCGCGCTGCGCGATCCGCGTGTGCTGGCGCTTGCGCTGATCTATTTCGGCACGTCGGCGGGCTTGTACACGCTTGGCTTGTGGGCGCCGCTGATCGTCAGGCAGTTCGGCTTCAGCGCGCTGCAAACAGGGCTGCTTACAGGGATACCGAGCATCCTCGCCGTCATCGCGATGGTGCTGTGGGCCAGGCACTCCGACAGGACGGAAGAACGCACGTGGCACGTCGTGATTCCCTGCGCGCTGGCCTGCGTCGGCTTCGTCTTCGCCGGTCAGGCGGGCACGGCGTTGCTGATCGTGCTCGCGCTCGTGGTCGTCAACGTCGGCATCAGCGCGGCCAAAGCGCCGCTGTGGGCAATGCCCAGCAAGTTCCTCTCCGGTGCGGGCGCCGCGGCAGGTATCGCGATGATCAACTCCGTCGGCAATCTTGGCGGCTTCGTCGGGCCATTCGCGATCGGCTGGCTCAAGAACGTGACGGGCGGCTATTCAGCGGGGCTTTATGTGGTCGGCGCGACGCTGGCGGTGTCGGCTGCCGTCACGCTGCTGCTGAGCCGCAAGGCCGCACAGCAAACGGCGACAGTTTGCGTGCGGCACGATCATTGA
- a CDS encoding ImpA family type VI secretion system protein — MSSENSKKSQKNTTREPHHSHDWMSPVKDGMQCGADLEYDPEFVVLASAVAAKTEAQYGDFVGVPEPVNWTDVDRDCRRLMMRSKDIRLAVLFTRCCTRLKGAAGLAEGLALLAAWLAAWPEAIHPQPDVDEDREAAFEIRMNALQSLTDTHGLLSDLREIALTRSTATRLQVRDVERAFAHPRPSDALSPDSVTRQLEELRMRHRSVLTGFDDALESLASIEGWCRVHLSLYAPDLTALKRILGHVASPAGSRAAHDALEEAHGTKRENQDEQEHAALAEAPITFDESDASTSSEPMTSRMAASASDRHAALDLIREARLWFEQHEPSSPIPVLLKRAEQFVGKRYVDVVKAIPPELLAQWEQADQAE; from the coding sequence ATGAGTTCCGAGAACAGCAAGAAGTCACAAAAGAACACGACGAGGGAGCCGCACCACAGCCATGACTGGATGTCTCCCGTCAAGGACGGTATGCAGTGCGGTGCAGACCTCGAGTACGACCCGGAATTCGTGGTCCTGGCCTCGGCCGTGGCCGCAAAGACGGAAGCGCAGTACGGCGATTTTGTTGGCGTGCCGGAACCGGTGAACTGGACCGACGTGGATCGCGACTGCCGGCGGCTGATGATGCGCAGCAAGGATATCCGCCTCGCGGTCCTGTTCACACGCTGCTGCACACGCCTGAAGGGCGCTGCGGGTCTCGCCGAAGGCCTTGCACTGCTTGCTGCGTGGCTTGCCGCGTGGCCTGAGGCGATCCATCCGCAACCCGACGTCGACGAAGACCGGGAGGCCGCGTTCGAAATCCGCATGAATGCCTTGCAGTCGCTCACCGACACCCATGGCCTTCTGTCCGATCTGCGTGAGATCGCGCTCACACGGTCGACGGCTACCCGATTGCAGGTGAGGGACGTGGAGCGGGCGTTCGCCCATCCACGACCGTCAGACGCCCTGTCACCCGATTCGGTCACGCGGCAACTCGAGGAACTGCGCATGCGGCATCGCTCCGTCCTGACGGGATTCGACGACGCGCTGGAGAGTCTGGCCTCGATCGAAGGCTGGTGCCGTGTGCATCTGAGCCTCTACGCACCGGATCTGACCGCACTCAAACGCATTCTTGGCCACGTTGCCTCGCCTGCCGGAAGTCGCGCGGCACACGACGCCCTCGAGGAAGCGCACGGCACAAAACGGGAGAACCAGGACGAACAGGAGCACGCAGCATTGGCCGAAGCACCGATTACCTTTGATGAAAGCGACGCGAGCACATCGTCCGAACCCATGACATCGCGTATGGCCGCCAGCGCTTCTGATCGTCATGCAGCGCTCGACCTGATCCGTGAAGCACGCCTGTGGTTCGAGCAGCACGAGCCGAGCAGTCCGATCCCGGTGTTGCTCAAACGCGCGGAGCAGTTTGTCGGCAAGCGTTACGTCGATGTGGTCAAAGCGATTCCGCCCGAACTGCTGGCTCAATGGGAACAGGCGGACCAGGCGGAATAG
- the tssF gene encoding type VI secretion system baseplate subunit TssF has translation MDPKLLEYFNGQLVRLREQGGAFAQQHPEIAARLGTQRATGGDPYVRFLIESFCQMAARTQTKLDAQFPKFAAQLMDALCPGYVAPTPSIAVARVYPRAVDANAPNAPNGHTVPRGTMFKARVAAGERTACQFRSARDVALYPLEISDARLTGIPADIQGIDRYVSAERHVRGALRIRFRTTDTSPISGLQGLDRLPVYLAGDEHFASHLFELLHAGAVALVIGEPGQFDTNGRSPSVVTSRPLAHEGLGVDEGLLPMSWSKFHAYDLLREYFACPNQFYFFTLTGLKEGFSRIRGHAVEVVVLLDRSAEKLAGVMDAARLALFCTPAINLFSRRTDQIGISPGSTDTLLFPSRIDPLDYEVFSIDRVIAQETPTSPGHEFRPMFATLNNDRRNYGRYFTTRREQRVISGSAQRAGTRTSYIGTELFVSLVDQQNAPWSGALRYLTAEAWVTNRDLPLLVPRNGVNDLEGGDDNVIASVGLVRPPSPPRPPWVEREVPWRLVRLLNFANLPISDMSHRDGGKALRDLLRLHLPDGDNGMLRQIEGLIGAKSGPVERMLTREGPLVFGRGVEYTLTVDETGFSGASPYLLGLIVERFLSSHESLSAFTQTELHSMQRGLIARWPVRMGTREGN, from the coding sequence ATGGACCCAAAGTTGCTTGAATATTTCAACGGACAACTGGTCCGGCTGCGTGAACAGGGCGGGGCGTTCGCGCAGCAACATCCGGAAATCGCTGCGCGTCTGGGTACGCAGAGGGCCACGGGTGGCGATCCGTATGTGAGGTTCCTCATTGAGTCGTTCTGCCAGATGGCGGCACGCACGCAGACCAAGCTCGACGCGCAGTTTCCGAAGTTTGCTGCGCAACTGATGGACGCCCTCTGCCCAGGCTATGTCGCTCCGACGCCGTCGATCGCGGTGGCACGCGTATATCCGCGCGCCGTCGATGCCAATGCGCCCAATGCGCCCAATGGACACACTGTGCCGCGCGGTACCATGTTCAAGGCGCGTGTCGCCGCTGGCGAGAGGACGGCATGTCAGTTCCGCAGCGCCCGCGATGTAGCGCTTTATCCGCTTGAAATCAGCGACGCGAGACTCACGGGCATCCCGGCCGACATACAGGGAATCGACCGGTATGTTTCGGCCGAACGGCACGTGCGGGGCGCATTGCGCATTCGTTTTCGCACCACAGACACATCGCCGATATCCGGCCTGCAGGGGCTGGACCGCCTGCCCGTGTATCTGGCAGGCGACGAACACTTCGCCTCTCATCTTTTTGAACTGCTGCACGCCGGCGCCGTCGCGCTCGTTATCGGCGAGCCGGGACAATTCGACACCAATGGCCGCTCACCGTCCGTTGTGACATCCCGTCCGCTTGCGCATGAGGGGCTGGGTGTCGACGAGGGGCTGTTGCCGATGAGCTGGTCGAAATTCCACGCGTACGACCTGTTGCGCGAGTATTTCGCGTGCCCAAACCAGTTCTATTTCTTCACGTTGACGGGACTAAAGGAAGGGTTCAGCCGTATCCGGGGACACGCAGTCGAGGTGGTGGTATTGCTGGACCGCAGCGCGGAAAAGCTCGCCGGTGTGATGGATGCAGCGCGGCTGGCGCTGTTCTGCACACCCGCGATCAACCTGTTTTCCAGGCGTACCGACCAGATCGGCATTTCACCGGGGAGCACGGACACCCTGCTATTCCCGTCGCGGATCGATCCACTCGACTACGAAGTGTTTTCGATTGACCGCGTCATCGCACAGGAAACACCCACGTCCCCGGGGCACGAATTCCGGCCGATGTTTGCGACGCTGAACAACGACAGGCGCAACTACGGCCGGTATTTCACGACTCGCCGCGAACAGCGGGTGATATCGGGCTCCGCCCAACGCGCTGGCACACGCACGTCCTACATCGGTACGGAACTGTTCGTTTCCCTCGTCGATCAGCAAAATGCACCGTGGAGTGGGGCGCTGCGCTATCTCACGGCCGAGGCCTGGGTGACCAACCGCGATTTGCCTCTACTCGTGCCGCGCAACGGCGTGAATGATCTCGAAGGCGGGGACGACAACGTCATTGCGTCCGTGGGGCTCGTGCGGCCGCCCAGTCCGCCACGGCCGCCTTGGGTCGAACGCGAAGTGCCCTGGCGTCTCGTGCGACTGCTGAACTTTGCGAACCTGCCCATCAGCGATATGAGCCATCGCGATGGCGGCAAGGCATTACGTGATCTTCTTCGTCTGCATCTGCCCGACGGCGACAACGGAATGCTGCGTCAGATAGAAGGCCTGATCGGCGCGAAGTCCGGGCCGGTCGAACGCATGCTCACCCGCGAGGGTCCGCTGGTATTCGGTCGTGGGGTGGAGTACACCCTGACGGTCGATGAGACCGGTTTCTCAGGCGCCAGTCCATACCTGCTCGGACTGATCGTGGAGCGCTTCCTCTCCAGCCATGAATCTCTCAGTGCATTCACGCAGACTGAACTGCACTCGATGCAACGCGGGCTCATCGCCCGCTGGCCCGTTCGCATGGGTACGCGCGAGGGCAACTGA
- the tssE gene encoding type VI secretion system baseplate subunit TssE, with protein MKQRRKTEPLVTRAPRRQNSYLMPTLLDRLADHAPHRLHESPGEYAVTRTQMRDVILRDLAYLLNTTNFGKEIDREQYPEAAASTINYGVPPLTGEYAASRAWVDIERDILRAILDFEPRLIPETLSISRLKGTDGSRYNNLSFEIHGEIQLDPYPLEFTVQSTLDLETGQLHVTGRRAG; from the coding sequence ATGAAGCAACGCCGGAAAACTGAGCCGTTGGTCACGCGCGCGCCGCGCCGTCAGAACAGCTATCTGATGCCGACGCTACTTGATCGTCTGGCCGATCATGCGCCTCATCGATTGCACGAGAGCCCAGGCGAATATGCGGTGACACGCACCCAGATGCGCGACGTCATCCTGCGCGACCTGGCGTATCTCCTGAACACGACTAATTTCGGCAAGGAGATTGACCGTGAGCAGTACCCGGAAGCAGCCGCATCCACGATCAATTATGGTGTTCCCCCGCTGACCGGCGAGTACGCTGCGTCGCGCGCGTGGGTGGACATCGAGCGGGATATTCTCCGTGCGATTCTCGATTTTGAGCCGCGCCTGATCCCGGAAACACTCAGCATTTCCCGGCTGAAAGGAACCGACGGAAGCCGCTATAACAACCTCTCTTTTGAAATTCATGGAGAGATCCAGCTCGATCCCTATCCACTGGAATTCACGGTGCAAAGCACGCTGGATCTGGAGACGGGCCAGCTCCATGTGACGGGCAGGCGAGCGGGTTGA
- a CDS encoding TagK domain-containing protein, which produces MTRDEDCDRAPEILRLFAPPEYLVKGRVRTVFPPALTRREHHTLSIDSPVMELGSTSQKQERGQLMSSGHNNDHWRPAASERIAAETKDNGEAQ; this is translated from the coding sequence ATGACGCGGGATGAAGACTGCGACCGTGCTCCAGAGATTCTCAGGCTGTTCGCGCCGCCGGAATATCTGGTGAAGGGGCGCGTCAGAACCGTATTTCCGCCTGCGCTCACCCGGCGCGAACACCATACGCTGTCGATTGACAGTCCCGTAATGGAATTGGGCAGCACATCCCAGAAACAGGAGCGCGGACAACTCATGAGCAGTGGGCACAACAACGATCATTGGCGGCCGGCAGCATCTGAGCGCATCGCAGCTGAGACAAAAGACAACGGGGAAGCGCAATGA
- the tssH gene encoding type VI secretion system ATPase TssH encodes MSISRRALFGKLGITLFRSIESATAFCKLRGNPFVELAHWLHQMLQLPDSDLHRIVRHAGIDRDALERDITRALNTLPAGASSMCDFSYHVELVIEQAWVLTSLEMRERRIRGAWLIAAALNTQELRRVLLFISPAFSRIPHNDLANTLLPWVEGSPEDSDAPHDNSGFSSAVPGEESQAVAGPVCGGSFEQYCQDLTARARAGEIDPVVGRELEIRTIIDVLLRRRQNNPLLTGEAGVGKTAVVEGLALAISEGQVPPQLADIRLMALDVGALLAGASMKGEFEARLKGVLESAAKSPVPIVLFVDEIHTLVGAGGQAGTGDAANLLKPALARGTVRTIGATTWAEYKRHIEKDPALTRRFQVLQVPEPEETKAIEMVRALAGTFASHHRVILRDEAIRAAVELSHRYIPSRQLPDKAISLLDTACARVSLSQHTAPRELQDVRQRLAAARVELDMLERESRIGLDVTSAITATRARIDDLAIEEHAVETNWNVQAAASKALGAARGTAISEARQDGSGHSGGHARLHELEKTLRELQGETPLVFPEVDEAIVAAIVSDWTGIPTGRMVKDEIAAVRSLPATLAERVIGQTDALAQICERVQTARAGLADPKKPLGVFLLAGPSGVGKTETALALAEALYGGEQSLITINMSEYQEAHTVSGLKGAPPGYVGYGEGGVLTEAVRRRPYSVVLLDEIEKAHRDVYELFFQIFDKGYMEDGDGRFIDFRNTTILLTSNAGSEFVTALCADEALSPDMDTLRAALAPELLKTFPAAFLGRMAVVPYRPLASATLAGIVRLHLDRVVRRIADTQEIALTYSERVVDYVVGRCLVGETGARVLTGFIEQHILPRLSGLWLDALAAKHTLMSIAVDVHDSTLAPAQALAFVAQPEVPSYVPIEPLH; translated from the coding sequence ATGTCCATTTCACGCCGGGCGCTGTTTGGCAAACTCGGGATCACCCTATTTCGCAGCATCGAATCGGCAACCGCTTTCTGCAAACTCAGGGGCAACCCTTTTGTTGAGCTGGCTCACTGGCTTCATCAGATGCTGCAACTGCCGGATAGCGACCTGCATCGGATCGTGCGGCATGCCGGTATCGATCGTGACGCGCTTGAGCGCGATATCACGCGCGCACTGAATACATTGCCCGCGGGTGCCAGCTCGATGTGTGACTTCTCATATCACGTTGAACTGGTGATCGAGCAAGCATGGGTTCTCACGTCACTCGAGATGAGGGAGCGGAGAATTCGCGGCGCATGGCTGATTGCCGCCGCCCTGAATACACAGGAGTTGCGGCGCGTGCTGCTCTTCATCTCGCCAGCATTCAGCCGCATTCCGCACAATGATCTGGCAAACACCTTGTTACCGTGGGTCGAGGGCTCGCCGGAAGACAGCGATGCACCCCATGACAACAGCGGGTTCTCGTCAGCCGTCCCTGGTGAAGAATCGCAAGCTGTTGCGGGACCAGTGTGTGGTGGATCGTTCGAGCAGTATTGCCAGGATCTGACAGCGCGCGCGAGGGCGGGTGAAATCGACCCCGTTGTCGGCCGTGAACTCGAGATCCGCACGATCATCGATGTGCTGCTTCGCCGAAGGCAAAACAATCCGTTGCTCACCGGCGAAGCGGGCGTGGGAAAAACTGCCGTCGTCGAGGGGCTGGCGCTTGCCATCAGCGAGGGGCAGGTTCCGCCTCAGCTTGCCGACATTCGTCTGATGGCGCTAGACGTTGGCGCGCTGCTCGCCGGCGCAAGCATGAAGGGGGAGTTCGAGGCGCGCCTGAAAGGTGTGCTGGAGTCCGCCGCGAAGTCGCCCGTTCCCATCGTGCTGTTCGTCGATGAGATTCATACGCTGGTGGGTGCGGGTGGACAGGCCGGAACGGGAGACGCGGCGAATCTGCTCAAACCTGCATTAGCGCGCGGTACTGTCCGAACCATTGGCGCCACCACCTGGGCGGAATACAAGCGGCACATTGAAAAAGACCCGGCGCTCACGCGCCGCTTCCAGGTGCTGCAGGTTCCTGAACCCGAAGAAACCAAGGCGATAGAGATGGTGCGAGCGCTTGCTGGCACCTTCGCCTCGCATCACCGCGTCATCCTGCGCGACGAGGCAATCCGTGCCGCGGTCGAACTCTCGCACCGCTACATTCCTTCCCGGCAATTGCCCGACAAGGCGATCAGCCTGCTCGACACAGCCTGCGCACGGGTCTCGCTGTCGCAGCATACCGCGCCGCGCGAACTCCAGGATGTGCGTCAACGCCTTGCTGCAGCGCGAGTCGAACTCGACATGCTCGAGCGCGAATCCAGGATCGGCCTTGACGTGACCAGTGCCATCACCGCGACGCGTGCACGTATCGATGACCTCGCGATTGAGGAACATGCAGTCGAAACGAACTGGAATGTACAGGCAGCCGCCTCAAAGGCGCTTGGCGCCGCACGGGGGACGGCTATCTCCGAGGCGCGACAGGATGGTTCGGGACACAGCGGTGGACACGCCAGACTTCACGAACTCGAAAAGACGCTGCGTGAACTTCAGGGTGAAACCCCGCTGGTATTCCCGGAAGTCGACGAAGCGATCGTCGCCGCCATCGTCTCCGACTGGACGGGAATTCCAACTGGGCGCATGGTCAAGGACGAGATCGCCGCTGTGCGCTCGCTGCCTGCGACGCTTGCGGAGCGTGTCATCGGACAGACGGACGCGCTGGCGCAAATCTGCGAACGTGTGCAGACTGCGCGCGCCGGACTCGCCGACCCCAAAAAGCCGCTCGGGGTGTTCCTGCTTGCGGGGCCGTCGGGTGTGGGCAAGACAGAAACCGCACTGGCGCTTGCAGAAGCGCTGTACGGTGGCGAACAGAGCCTCATCACGATCAACATGAGCGAATACCAGGAGGCACATACGGTCTCCGGGCTCAAGGGTGCGCCTCCGGGCTATGTCGGCTATGGCGAAGGCGGTGTGCTCACGGAGGCGGTTCGCAGGCGCCCTTACTCCGTCGTGCTGCTCGACGAGATCGAGAAGGCCCATCGCGATGTTTACGAGCTGTTCTTTCAGATCTTCGACAAGGGCTACATGGAAGACGGCGACGGCCGCTTCATCGATTTCCGAAACACGACGATCCTGCTCACGAGCAATGCCGGCTCGGAATTCGTTACGGCCCTGTGCGCGGATGAGGCCCTGTCACCTGACATGGACACGTTGCGTGCCGCGCTTGCGCCCGAACTCCTCAAGACGTTTCCAGCCGCGTTTCTGGGACGCATGGCCGTCGTGCCTTACCGGCCGCTCGCAAGCGCAACGCTCGCCGGCATCGTGCGCCTGCATTTGGACCGTGTCGTGCGCCGGATCGCCGACACCCAGGAGATCGCACTGACCTACAGCGAGCGCGTCGTCGACTACGTCGTGGGGCGGTGCCTGGTCGGGGAGACGGGTGCACGGGTACTGACGGGATTCATTGAGCAGCACATTCTGCCGCGATTGTCCGGGTTATGGCTCGACGCACTGGCTGCGAAACATACCCTTATGTCGATTGCCGTCGATGTGCATGACAGCACGCTCGCCCCTGCGCAGGCACTTGCCTTTGTCGCGCAACCTGAGGTTCCCTCTTACGTTCCGATAGAACCGCTTCACTAA
- the tssB gene encoding type VI secretion system contractile sheath small subunit, with protein MSATNSSQKFIARNRAPRVQIEYDVEVYGSEKKVELPFVMGVLADLSGKPVEPLPAVADRRFLDIDIDNFDERMKAIKPRVAFAVPNTLTGEGQLMVDMTFESIEDFSPAAVASKVGALRQLLDARTQLANLQTYMDGKSGAEALVNQLLTDPALLKALASAPKPAVRDDAAGNTAD; from the coding sequence ATGTCCGCTACAAACAGTTCGCAGAAGTTCATCGCGCGCAACCGTGCCCCGCGCGTCCAGATCGAATACGACGTCGAGGTGTACGGATCCGAAAAAAAGGTCGAACTCCCGTTCGTCATGGGCGTGCTCGCCGACCTCTCGGGCAAGCCTGTCGAGCCTCTGCCGGCTGTCGCCGATCGTCGTTTCCTGGACATCGACATCGACAATTTCGACGAGCGCATGAAGGCGATCAAGCCGCGTGTGGCGTTCGCAGTGCCGAATACGCTGACGGGCGAAGGGCAACTGATGGTCGACATGACCTTCGAAAGTATCGAAGACTTCTCACCTGCGGCCGTCGCCAGCAAAGTGGGGGCGTTGCGACAACTCCTCGACGCACGCACGCAACTCGCCAACCTGCAGACGTATATGGATGGCAAGTCGGGCGCCGAAGCGCTGGTCAATCAGTTGCTCACCGACCCGGCCCTTCTGAAGGCGCTCGCCTCCGCACCGAAACCCGCAGTCAGGGACGACGCAGCCGGTAACACTGCCGACTGA
- the tssC gene encoding type VI secretion system contractile sheath large subunit, producing the protein METLQEQQSVRAVHQQDDFSKLLEQEFRPKTERARESVEYAVRTLAEQALLQSATISDDAYKSIEAIISQIDTKLSEQINLIIHHDDFQKLESAWRGLHHLVSNTETDERLKIRFMDVSKEELRRTMKRYKGLAWDQSPLFKQIYEEEYGQLGGEPYGCLVADYYFDHTPPDVDLLGSIAKIAAAAHTPFISGASPSVLQMESWQELANPRDLTKIFTQNLEYAPWNSLRNSEDARYIGLAMPRFLSRLPYGARTNPVDEFDFEEETNGPDHRNYAWANAAYAMGVNINRSFKLYGWCSLIRGVESGGTVENLPCHTFPTDDGGVDMKCPTEIAISDRREAELSKNGFIPLVHRKNTDNATFIGAQSVQKPAEYQDLDATANANLSARLPYLFACSRFAHYLKCIVRDKIGTFREREDMQRWLNEWIMNYVDADPANSSQETKARRPLAAAEVVVEDVDSSPGYYQAKFFLRPHFQLEGLTVSLRLVARLPSVKVAA; encoded by the coding sequence ATGGAAACTTTGCAGGAACAGCAGTCCGTCCGCGCAGTCCATCAGCAGGACGATTTCTCAAAGCTGCTTGAACAGGAATTCCGTCCAAAGACGGAGCGTGCGCGGGAATCCGTCGAATATGCTGTGCGCACGCTGGCCGAACAGGCGTTGCTGCAATCGGCCACGATCAGCGACGATGCGTACAAAAGTATTGAAGCGATCATCTCGCAGATTGACACGAAGCTCTCCGAACAGATCAACCTGATCATCCATCACGACGATTTTCAGAAGCTCGAATCGGCATGGCGTGGCCTGCACCACCTCGTCTCGAACACCGAAACGGACGAGCGTCTGAAAATCCGGTTCATGGACGTCTCGAAGGAAGAGTTACGCCGCACGATGAAGCGCTACAAGGGACTCGCCTGGGACCAGAGCCCGCTCTTCAAGCAGATCTACGAAGAGGAGTACGGTCAGCTGGGCGGCGAGCCGTACGGCTGCCTCGTGGCCGATTACTACTTCGACCATACCCCTCCGGACGTGGATCTGCTGGGCTCGATCGCCAAGATCGCCGCTGCGGCACACACACCGTTCATCTCGGGCGCATCGCCGTCGGTGCTGCAGATGGAGTCGTGGCAGGAACTCGCCAATCCGCGCGACCTGACGAAGATCTTCACGCAGAACCTCGAATATGCGCCGTGGAACTCGCTGCGCAATAGCGAGGACGCCCGCTACATCGGTCTCGCGATGCCGCGCTTCCTTTCGCGCCTGCCGTATGGCGCGCGCACGAACCCGGTCGACGAGTTCGACTTCGAGGAAGAGACGAACGGCCCGGATCACCGCAACTATGCATGGGCGAACGCCGCATATGCGATGGGCGTGAATATCAACCGCTCGTTCAAGCTGTACGGCTGGTGTTCGCTGATCCGCGGCGTCGAGTCCGGCGGTACGGTGGAAAACCTTCCTTGCCACACCTTCCCGACCGATGACGGTGGCGTCGACATGAAGTGCCCGACGGAAATCGCGATCTCTGACCGGCGTGAAGCCGAGCTGTCGAAGAATGGCTTTATTCCGCTCGTCCACCGCAAGAATACTGACAACGCGACGTTCATCGGCGCGCAGTCGGTGCAGAAGCCCGCCGAATACCAGGATCTCGACGCCACGGCGAACGCCAACCTGTCGGCTCGCCTGCCTTACCTGTTCGCCTGTTCGCGCTTTGCGCATTACCTCAAGTGCATCGTGCGCGACAAGATCGGTACGTTCCGCGAGCGCGAAGACATGCAGCGCTGGCTCAACGAATGGATCATGAACTACGTGGATGCGGACCCCGCCAACTCGTCGCAGGAAACCAAGGCCCGCCGCCCGCTGGCCGCGGCCGAAGTTGTCGTGGAAGACGTCGACAGCAGCCCTGGCTATTACCAGGCGAAGTTCTTCCTGCGTCCGCACTTCCAGCTCGAAGGCCTGACGGTATCGCTGCGTCTCGTTGCGCGCCTGCCGTCCGTGAAGGTCGCGGCGTAA
- a CDS encoding NlpC/P60 family protein produces MAHHPHHKHLHQRKSTEPSFNVDTDDPVIRACEHQWDAHKSDCSGFVRAVATELGISLSGNANQLVALMNSSSQWRDLGTDASQAMSYANNGYLVVAGLATSGHGHVAVVVRANSSVPIAYWGKLHSVGRKHASIHYSWNAHDLKHVSYFARTV; encoded by the coding sequence ATGGCGCATCATCCGCATCACAAGCACCTTCATCAGCGGAAAAGCACAGAGCCTTCGTTCAATGTCGACACGGATGACCCCGTGATCCGTGCATGCGAACACCAGTGGGATGCGCATAAAAGCGATTGCAGCGGATTCGTGCGGGCCGTCGCCACCGAACTGGGCATCAGTCTCAGCGGGAATGCCAACCAGCTCGTTGCGTTGATGAACTCCTCGTCCCAGTGGCGCGACCTCGGCACAGATGCAAGTCAGGCGATGAGCTATGCCAACAACGGTTATCTGGTCGTGGCAGGCCTGGCTACGTCCGGACACGGCCACGTTGCCGTTGTCGTTCGCGCGAATAGCTCGGTTCCGATTGCGTACTGGGGAAAACTGCATTCAGTCGGGCGCAAGCACGCCAGCATCCATTATTCGTGGAACGCTCATGATCTAAAGCATGTGAGTTATTTTGCTCGCACGGTCTGA